The Oncorhynchus keta strain PuntledgeMale-10-30-2019 chromosome 22, Oket_V2, whole genome shotgun sequence genome includes the window tcacctcatgtttcagcgtgataatgcaccgagataccgtgacgagatcctgaggcccattgttgtaccattcatccaccgccatcacctcatgtttcagcgtgataatgcacagagataccgtgacgagatcctgaggcccattggtgtaccattcatccaccgccatcacctcatgtttcagcatgataatgcacagagataccatgacgagatcctgaggcccattgttgtaccattcatccaccgacatcacctcatgtttcagcatgataatgcacagagataccatgacgagatcctgaggcccattgttgtaccattcatccaccgccatcacctcatgtttcagcgtgataatgcaccgagataccgtgacgagatcctgaggcccattgttgtaccattcatccaccgccatcacctcctgtttcagcgtgataatgcaccgagataccgtgacgagatcctgaggcccattgttgtacaattcatccaccgccatcacctcctgtttcagcatgataatgcacagagataccgtgacgagatcctgaggcccattgttgtaccattcatccaccgccatcacctcatgtttcagcgtgataatgcaccgagataccgtgacgagatcctgaggcccattgttgtaccattcatccgccgccatcacctcatgtttcagcgtgataatgcaccgagataccgtgacgagatcctgaggcccattgttgtaccattcatccaccgccatcacctcatgtttcagcgtgataatgcacagagataccgtgacgagatcctgaggccaattgttgtaccattcatccaccgccatcacctcatgtttcagcatgataatgcaccgagataccgtgacgagatcctgaggcccattgttgtaccattcatccaccgccatcacctcatgtttcagcgtgataatgcacagagataccgtgacgagatcctgaggcccattggtgtaccattcatccaccgccatcacctcatgtttcagcgtgataatgcaccgagataccgtgaggagatcctgaggcccattgttgtaccattcatccaccgccatcacctcatgtttcagcatgataatgcacagagataccatgacgagatcctgaggcccattgttgtaccattcatccaccgccatcacctcatgtttcagcgtgataatgcagagataccgtgatgagatcctgaggcccattgttgtaccattcatccaccgccatcacctcatgtttcagcgtgataatgcacagagataccgtgacgagatcctgaggcccattggtgtaccattcatccaccgccatcacctcatgtttcagcgtgataatgcaccgagataccgtgaggagatcctgaggcccattgttgtaccattcatccaccgccatcacctcatgtttcagcgtgataatgcaccgagataccgtgacgagatcctgaggcccattggtgtaccattcatccaccgccatcacctcatgtttcagcgtgataatgcaccgagataccgtgaggagatcctgaggcccattgttgtaccattcatccaccgccatcacctcatgtttcagcatgataatgcacagagataccatgacgagatcctgaggcccattgttgtaccattcatccaccgccatcacctcctgtttcagcatgataatgcaccgagataccgtgacgagatcctgaggcccattgttgtacaattcatccaccgccatcacctcctgtttcagcatgataatgcacagagataccgtgatgagatcctgaggcccattgttgtaccattcatccaccgccatcacctcatgtttcagcgtgataatgcaccgagataccgtgacgagatcctgaggcccattgttgtaccattcatccaccgccatcacctcatgtttcagcgtgataatgcaccgagataccgtgacgagatcctgaggcccattgttgtaccattcatccacc containing:
- the LOC127910795 gene encoding uncharacterized protein LOC127910795 isoform X3, with amino-acid sequence MNGTTMGLRISSRYLCIITLKHEVMAVDEWYNNGPQDLVMVSLCIIMLKHEVMAVDEWYNNGPQDLLTVSRCIITLKHEVMAVDEWYTNGPQDLVTVSLCIITLKHEVMAVDEWYNNGPQDLVTVSRCIIMLKHEVMAVDEWYNNWPQDLVTVSLCIITLKHEVMAVDEWYNNGPQDLVTVSRCIITLKHEVMAADEWYNNGPQDLVTVSRCIITLKHEVMAVDEWYNNGPQDLVTVSLCIIMLKQEVMAVDELYNNGPQDLVTVSRCIITLKQEVMAVDEWYNNGPQDLVTVSRCIITLKHEVMAVDEWYNNGPQDLVMVSLCIIMLKHEVMAVDEWYNNGPQDLLTVSRCIITLKHEVMAVDEWYTNGPQDLVTVSLCIITLKHEVMAVDEWYNNGPQDLITVSLHYHAET
- the LOC127910795 gene encoding uncharacterized protein LOC127910795 isoform X1 — its product is MNGTTMGLRISSRYLCIITLKHEVMAVDEWYNNGPQDLVMVSLCIIMLKHEVMAVDEWYNNGPQDLLTVSRCIITLKHEVMAVDEWYTNGPQDLVTVSLCIITLKHEVMAVDEWYNNGPQDLVTVSRCIIMLKHEVMAVDEWYNNWPQDLVTVSLCIITLKHEVMAVDEWYNNGPQDLVTVSRCIITLKHEVMAADEWYNNGPQDLVTVSRCIITLKHEVMAVDEWYNNGPQDLVTVSLCIIMLKQEVMAVDELYNNGPQDLVTVSRCIITLKQEVMAVDEWYNNGPQDLVTVSRCIITLKHEVMAVDEWYNNGPQDLVMVSLCIIMLKHEVMAVDEWYNNGPQDLLTVSRCIITLKHEVMAVDEWYNNGPQDLVTVSRCIITLKHEVMAVDEWYNNGPQDLVTVSLCIIMLKHEVMAVDELYNNGPHDLLTVSLCIITLKHEVMAVDEWYNNGPQDLVTVSRCIITLKHEVMAVDEWYNNGPQDLLTVSRCIQIAIDKMQLCLLSLAYACPYHNPPPPHHQHGPFCSQR